In Parasegetibacter sp. NRK P23, a single genomic region encodes these proteins:
- a CDS encoding bifunctional 5,10-methylenetetrahydrofolate dehydrogenase/5,10-methenyltetrahydrofolate cyclohydrolase: protein MQLLDGKVASQAIKEDLKIKVAQLVTQGKKTPHLAAILVGSNGASETYVASKVKNCAELGFKSTLIRFEESVNEFILLDKIRELNEDKDVDGILVQLPLPAHISDEKVINTIHPSKDVDGFHPESAGKMMQGLPTFLPATPYGIMLMLEHYNIDTKGKHAVVIGRSNIVGRPMSVLLSSNHPQGNCTVTITHSHTKNLAELCRNADIIVAALGKPEFLTADMVKDGAIIIDVGITRVADASKKTGFRIAGDVAFAEVAPKASYITPVPGGVGLMTIAALMRNTYNACIAKNEAEEED from the coding sequence ATGCAATTACTCGATGGAAAAGTTGCCTCACAGGCAATAAAGGAAGACCTGAAGATCAAAGTGGCCCAACTGGTAACACAGGGCAAAAAAACGCCGCACCTGGCCGCGATTCTGGTAGGCAGCAACGGCGCCAGCGAAACCTATGTGGCCAGTAAAGTGAAAAACTGCGCCGAACTGGGCTTCAAATCAACCCTGATCCGCTTCGAGGAAAGCGTGAACGAATTCATCCTGCTCGACAAAATCAGGGAACTCAACGAAGACAAAGACGTGGATGGCATCCTCGTTCAACTTCCCCTTCCCGCCCATATTTCCGACGAAAAAGTGATCAACACCATCCATCCTTCCAAAGATGTGGACGGCTTTCACCCGGAAAGCGCGGGCAAAATGATGCAGGGCCTGCCCACCTTTCTCCCCGCCACCCCCTACGGCATCATGCTGATGCTGGAACATTATAATATAGATACCAAAGGTAAACATGCGGTGGTGATTGGCCGCAGCAACATCGTAGGTCGCCCCATGAGCGTGCTCCTCAGCAGCAACCACCCACAAGGCAACTGTACGGTAACGATCACCCATTCGCATACGAAGAACCTCGCGGAACTTTGCCGGAACGCGGATATTATCGTTGCCGCACTCGGAAAACCCGAATTCCTGACCGCCGATATGGTGAAAGATGGCGCCATCATTATTGATGTGGGTATTACGCGGGTGGCCGACGCTTCCAAAAAAACTGGTTTCCGCATTGCAGGAGACGTAGCCTTCGCTGAAGTGGCCCCCAAAGCATCCTATATCACTCCGGTTCCCGGTGGTGTTGGCCTGATGACCATCGCCGCCCTGATGCGCAATACTTACAACGCCTGCATCGCGAAAAACGAAGCGGAAGAAGAAGACTAA
- a CDS encoding 7-carboxy-7-deazaguanine synthase QueE produces the protein MNTTAHITTQLPLMEAFYTLQGEGYHQGKAAYFIRLGGCDVGCVWCDVKESWDASKHPLVPISEMVAEAAKFPGRLAVITGGEPLMHPLDELTEALHEAGFQTNIETSGSSPVSGKWDWICFSPKKFKPPVDEILPLAHELKVVVFHKSDFEWAEHWAEKMSPSCKLYLQPEWDKAEKMTPLIVDYIKENPQWGLSLQTHKYINVP, from the coding sequence ATGAACACTACTGCTCATATCACCACACAACTTCCCTTGATGGAAGCCTTTTACACCCTGCAGGGTGAAGGCTATCACCAGGGAAAGGCCGCCTATTTCATCCGCCTCGGCGGCTGCGATGTGGGCTGCGTTTGGTGTGATGTGAAGGAAAGCTGGGACGCCTCAAAACATCCTCTGGTACCGATCAGTGAGATGGTGGCTGAAGCCGCAAAGTTCCCTGGCAGGTTGGCCGTTATTACAGGCGGAGAACCACTCATGCACCCGCTGGATGAACTGACGGAAGCCCTGCACGAAGCCGGTTTTCAAACCAATATTGAAACTTCCGGCTCCAGCCCGGTCTCCGGGAAATGGGACTGGATCTGCTTCTCCCCGAAAAAGTTCAAGCCCCCAGTAGACGAGATTCTTCCGCTCGCCCATGAACTGAAAGTGGTCGTATTCCATAAATCGGATTTCGAATGGGCCGAGCACTGGGCGGAAAAAATGAGCCCATCCTGTAAACTTTATCTTCAGCCGGAATGGGATAAAGCCGAAAAAATGACCCCGCTTATCGTGGATTACATTAAGGAAAATCCCCAATGGGGACTTTCTTTGCAGACCCATAAATACATTAACGTACCCTAA
- a CDS encoding OmpA family protein, translated as MKNILVALLFILLVQHAAVAQYNPEKVNKKAVQQYELAMSKASEEGLTEAMKHLENALRIDPKYMDAHLSLAGIYGEFKQYEKAVLSYEKARSLDAAYFLEYNLPYSINLAGKGDFEKALKAVDEFLTISNLNETSRKAGEYRKKCYSFAISYQEKHPGENYLFSPVNMGAGINSKDAEYFPSLTVDRKQLVFTRRINNYNEDFYESELLENKWGPAKGLTGAINTNLNEGAQNISQDGQMLVFTGCNFEIGFGSCDLYYSIRTKNGWSEPMNMGRNINTEFWESQPCLSPDKTALYFAARRPDGFGGSDIYVSKRMANGQWSEPENLGPGINTIGDESCPFLHADNETMYFMSNGHQGYGGDDLFLARRKPDGTWGTPENLGYPINTIENEGSLFIASDGKTAYYASDRSDSYGALDLYTFQLRENIRPAATTWIKGQVFDVKNKSGLPSTIELTDLTSGRVVSRLQTDEDGNYLSTLPVGKNFAFSVNRKGYLFYSENFAISTNDPDSAYTRNIPLQPFEKNAKLVLNNIFFDVNKYELKPESRVELDKLVALLKENPGMKIRINGHTDNTGNKADNQKLSENRARVIYLYLTDQFVAKERLSYKGFGDTEPIAENDTEAGRARNRRTEMEIIEVADK; from the coding sequence ATGAAAAATATCCTGGTCGCCTTGCTGTTTATTTTACTGGTACAGCATGCCGCAGTGGCGCAGTATAATCCTGAGAAAGTCAATAAAAAAGCCGTTCAGCAATATGAACTTGCCATGAGCAAGGCTTCGGAAGAAGGATTAACAGAAGCGATGAAGCATCTTGAAAACGCCTTGCGCATCGATCCGAAGTATATGGATGCGCATCTTTCACTGGCAGGCATATACGGAGAATTCAAGCAATATGAGAAGGCTGTGCTGTCTTATGAAAAGGCCAGGTCGCTGGATGCCGCGTATTTCCTGGAATACAACCTTCCCTACTCCATCAATCTGGCGGGAAAAGGCGATTTTGAAAAAGCGCTGAAAGCGGTGGATGAATTCCTCACCATTTCAAACCTGAATGAAACGTCCAGGAAAGCCGGCGAATACCGAAAAAAATGCTACAGCTTCGCGATCAGTTATCAGGAAAAGCATCCGGGTGAAAATTACCTGTTCTCGCCCGTGAATATGGGCGCAGGCATCAATTCGAAAGATGCGGAGTATTTTCCATCGCTCACTGTTGACCGCAAACAACTTGTATTCACGCGCCGGATCAACAATTATAATGAAGATTTTTACGAAAGTGAACTGCTGGAAAACAAGTGGGGACCGGCAAAGGGATTAACCGGAGCCATCAACACTAACCTTAATGAAGGCGCGCAGAACATTTCACAAGACGGGCAAATGCTGGTATTTACCGGATGCAATTTTGAAATTGGATTCGGCAGTTGCGACCTGTACTATTCCATCCGGACAAAAAACGGCTGGAGTGAACCGATGAACATGGGCAGGAACATCAATACGGAATTCTGGGAATCGCAACCCTGTCTTTCCCCGGATAAAACTGCGCTTTATTTTGCCGCAAGAAGGCCCGATGGATTTGGCGGAAGCGATATTTATGTGAGCAAACGCATGGCCAACGGGCAATGGAGCGAACCGGAGAACCTGGGTCCCGGCATTAATACCATCGGAGATGAAAGTTGTCCTTTTTTACATGCTGACAATGAGACCATGTATTTTATGTCGAACGGCCACCAGGGATATGGCGGAGATGATCTTTTCCTGGCGAGAAGAAAGCCGGACGGCACCTGGGGTACACCTGAAAATCTCGGTTACCCCATCAATACCATTGAAAATGAAGGAAGCCTGTTTATCGCATCGGATGGGAAAACGGCTTATTACGCCAGCGACCGCAGCGACAGCTATGGCGCACTGGATCTCTATACTTTTCAATTACGGGAAAACATAAGACCCGCCGCCACCACATGGATCAAGGGCCAGGTGTTCGATGTAAAAAATAAGTCTGGCCTGCCCTCCACCATTGAACTCACCGACCTGACCTCGGGCCGCGTGGTTTCCAGATTACAAACTGATGAAGACGGCAACTACCTTTCTACCTTGCCTGTTGGAAAGAATTTTGCCTTCTCCGTAAACAGGAAGGGCTATTTGTTTTATTCTGAAAATTTCGCCATCAGTACTAACGATCCCGATAGCGCCTATACAAGAAATATCCCGCTTCAGCCATTTGAAAAAAATGCGAAACTGGTGCTGAACAACATCTTCTTTGATGTGAACAAATACGAACTGAAACCTGAATCCAGAGTAGAATTAGACAAGCTGGTTGCACTTCTGAAAGAGAACCCCGGCATGAAGATCAGGATCAACGGGCATACCGATAATACCGGCAATAAAGCCGACAACCAAAAACTTTCTGAGAACCGTGCAAGGGTGATATACCTCTACCTTACCGATCAGTTCGTAGCGAAGGAAAGGCTCAGCTACAAAGGCTTTGGGGATACTGAACCCATCGCGGAAAATGATACGGAAGCTGGAAGGGCACGCAACCGAAGAACGGAAATGGAAATCATTGAGGTGGCCGACAAATAA
- the dprA gene encoding DNA-processing protein DprA, whose amino-acid sequence MNPCVNVFEMALASLPAIGKVVARLLIQQFGSAEQVFRASLKELERTEGVGRRRAGIIKGFTDFRKMSATIESLERKNISSLFLTHPAYPRRLTHCYDPPTILYFRGQCDLNPARAISIIGTRNHTRYGKQLTEQLVQDLARHQVLVISGLAHGIDGIAHHEALRHGLTTVAVMASGPDVIYPSEHYELSKRILNGGGLLTEFGPGIQPEKHHFPSRNRIVAGMADATIVVETGEKGGSIITAELAQGYHRDVFAFPGRIHDEKSRGCNMLIARQTAQLIHSAEDVIRCMSWDIPEKMATPVQPSFFPEMDEQELSVTTILKEQGILHADVVGGFANMSAGKVSAVLLQLEMKGIVVSLPGKTYKLRGP is encoded by the coding sequence ATGAATCCGTGTGTGAATGTTTTTGAAATGGCCCTGGCCAGTTTACCGGCGATTGGGAAAGTGGTGGCGAGGTTACTGATCCAGCAGTTCGGGTCAGCGGAACAGGTTTTCAGGGCATCCCTGAAAGAATTGGAAAGAACAGAAGGTGTGGGCCGCAGAAGAGCAGGCATTATCAAGGGGTTTACTGATTTCAGGAAGATGTCCGCTACGATCGAATCCCTGGAAAGAAAAAATATAAGTTCTCTTTTCCTTACCCATCCGGCTTACCCGCGCAGGCTCACACATTGTTATGATCCCCCTACCATATTGTACTTCCGTGGCCAATGCGACCTGAATCCCGCCAGGGCCATCAGTATTATCGGAACACGCAACCATACGCGCTATGGTAAGCAACTAACAGAACAATTAGTACAGGACCTTGCGCGTCACCAGGTGCTGGTGATCAGCGGACTGGCGCATGGAATAGATGGCATCGCGCACCATGAAGCGTTAAGGCATGGATTAACCACCGTTGCTGTAATGGCAAGTGGTCCGGATGTGATTTACCCGTCAGAACATTATGAACTATCCAAACGCATATTAAATGGCGGTGGCTTATTAACAGAGTTTGGTCCGGGCATACAACCCGAAAAACATCATTTCCCGAGCAGGAACCGGATTGTGGCGGGAATGGCAGACGCCACAATTGTAGTGGAAACCGGGGAAAAAGGCGGCAGTATCATTACAGCCGAACTGGCCCAGGGGTACCATCGTGATGTGTTCGCCTTTCCGGGAAGAATACACGATGAGAAAAGCAGGGGATGCAATATGCTGATAGCACGGCAAACGGCGCAACTGATTCATTCCGCCGAAGATGTGATCAGGTGCATGTCCTGGGACATCCCGGAAAAAATGGCCACTCCGGTACAACCCAGTTTTTTCCCCGAAATGGATGAGCAGGAACTATCCGTGACGACAATACTAAAAGAACAAGGCATCCTGCATGCCGATGTGGTGGGCGGCTTTGCGAACATGAGCGCTGGAAAGGTCTCGGCGGTACTTTTGCAGTTGGAAATGAAAGGGATAGTTGTTTCGCTACCCGGAAAAACATACAAATTAAGAGGGCCATAA